In one Mycobacteroides chelonae genomic region, the following are encoded:
- a CDS encoding 8-amino-7-oxononanoate synthase → MVEASSPLAWLGEVERQREAAGLRRRLRTRSAAEPEIDLASNDYLGLARHPEVIEAGVEALRVWGAGSTGSRLVTGNTELHEELERELADLMGTQSALVFSSGYTANLGAVVALSGPGTLIVSDARTHASLIDACRLSRARVVVTPYRDTQAVAAALAQRPEERALVLTDAVFSADGALAPLTDLYGVCRSHAAVLLVDEAHGLGVRGAGGRGLVAEVGLAGREDLVVTVTLSKALGSQGGAVLGSEAVRAHLVDAARPFIFDTGLAPAAVGSALAALRLMAAEPERVHAVLDHAATLGQWCGLADRPESAVVPVVLGDPTVAFNAAKACLEQGVRVGCFRPPSVPEGQSLLRLTARASLTDADMDRVREVLAGVLALARR, encoded by the coding sequence GTGGTCGAGGCATCATCACCGCTTGCCTGGTTGGGTGAGGTGGAGCGTCAACGGGAAGCCGCAGGACTGCGTCGGCGGCTACGTACCCGCAGTGCCGCCGAGCCCGAGATCGACCTGGCGTCCAACGACTACCTGGGCCTGGCGCGACACCCGGAGGTGATCGAGGCCGGCGTCGAAGCCTTGCGGGTGTGGGGTGCGGGCTCCACCGGTTCGCGCCTTGTCACCGGCAACACCGAACTGCATGAAGAGCTTGAGCGGGAGCTCGCCGACCTCATGGGCACACAGTCGGCACTGGTCTTCTCCTCGGGGTACACCGCCAATCTCGGTGCGGTGGTAGCACTTTCCGGTCCGGGAACGCTCATTGTCTCCGATGCGCGCACGCACGCCTCGCTGATCGATGCTTGCCGCCTGTCGAGGGCGCGCGTTGTGGTGACGCCCTATCGCGATACGCAGGCGGTGGCCGCGGCCCTGGCGCAACGCCCCGAGGAACGCGCACTTGTCCTCACCGATGCGGTCTTCAGTGCCGATGGCGCACTCGCACCACTGACCGACCTGTACGGGGTCTGTCGCAGTCACGCAGCGGTGCTGTTGGTCGATGAGGCGCACGGGCTGGGTGTACGCGGAGCCGGTGGTCGCGGGCTGGTCGCCGAAGTAGGTCTTGCCGGACGTGAGGACCTCGTCGTCACCGTCACGCTTTCCAAGGCCCTGGGTAGCCAGGGTGGGGCGGTGTTGGGCTCGGAGGCTGTTCGCGCACATCTGGTCGACGCCGCGCGGCCGTTTATCTTCGACACTGGTCTCGCTCCAGCCGCGGTCGGGTCGGCGCTGGCGGCGTTGCGCCTGATGGCTGCCGAGCCGGAACGGGTTCACGCCGTCCTTGACCACGCGGCCACGCTCGGTCAGTGGTGCGGTTTGGCGGATAGACCTGAGTCCGCTGTGGTGCCGGTGGTGCTGGGAGACCCCACGGTCGCGTTCAACGCCGCCAAGGCATGCCTGGAGCAGGGTGTCCGGGTGGGCTGCTTCCGTCCGCCGTCGGTCCCCGAAGGGCAGTCACTGCTGCGCCTGACGGCGCGCGCTTCCCTCACCGATGCCGATATGGATCGGGTACGTGAGGTGCTCGCCGGAGTATTGGCGCTGGCCCGCCGATGA
- the bioB gene encoding biotin synthase BioB — protein sequence MTQAAEATTAGDTDRDILATAREQVLEQGVGLTQDQVLRVLQLPDERLEELLALAHEVRMQWCGPEVEVEGIISLKTGGCPEDCHFCSQSGLFASPVRSAWLDIPSLVEAAKQTAKSGATEFCIVAAVRGPDERLLAQVAAGIEAIRNEVDIQIACSLGMLTQEQVDRLSAMGVHRYNHNLETAKSHFPNVVTTHSWEERWDTLRMVREAGMEVCCGGILGMGETLEQRAEFAANLAELEPDEVPLNFLNPRPGTPFGDLEVLPAADALRAVAAFRLALPRTMLRFAGGREITLGDLGAKQGILGGINAVIVGNYLTTLGRPAEADLELLVDLQMPIKALNSSL from the coding sequence GTGACTCAGGCAGCCGAAGCAACCACCGCGGGCGATACGGATCGCGACATACTGGCTACCGCCCGTGAGCAGGTGCTCGAGCAGGGGGTGGGCCTGACGCAGGATCAGGTCCTGCGCGTGCTCCAGCTTCCCGACGAGCGCCTCGAGGAGCTGCTCGCACTCGCGCACGAGGTCCGGATGCAGTGGTGTGGCCCCGAGGTTGAGGTCGAGGGCATCATCAGCCTCAAGACGGGTGGCTGCCCCGAGGACTGCCATTTCTGCTCGCAATCCGGTCTCTTCGCTTCTCCGGTACGCAGTGCATGGCTCGATATCCCGAGCCTGGTCGAGGCCGCAAAGCAGACCGCGAAGTCCGGCGCCACCGAGTTCTGCATCGTGGCCGCGGTTCGTGGCCCCGACGAGCGCTTGCTGGCTCAGGTCGCTGCCGGTATCGAGGCCATTCGCAATGAGGTCGACATCCAGATCGCCTGCTCGCTGGGCATGCTGACTCAGGAGCAGGTGGATCGCCTCTCGGCAATGGGCGTGCACCGCTACAACCACAATCTCGAAACAGCCAAATCGCACTTCCCGAACGTGGTCACCACGCACAGCTGGGAGGAGCGCTGGGACACCCTCCGGATGGTTCGCGAGGCGGGCATGGAGGTCTGCTGCGGCGGCATCCTCGGTATGGGTGAGACCCTTGAGCAGCGCGCCGAATTCGCCGCCAACCTGGCCGAGCTGGAACCCGATGAGGTTCCGTTGAACTTCCTGAACCCGCGCCCCGGAACGCCTTTCGGAGATCTAGAGGTGCTCCCGGCCGCTGACGCGCTGCGCGCCGTTGCCGCGTTCCGTCTCGCGCTGCCGCGCACCATGCTGCGCTTCGCCGGCGGTCGTGAGATCACCCTCGGTGATCTGGGTGCCAAGCAGGGCATTCTGGGCGGTATCAACGCCGTCATCGTCGGCAACTACCTGACGACACTGGGCCGTCCGGCCGAGGCAGACCTGGAGCTGCTCGTCGATCTGCAGATGCCGATCAAGGCACTCAACAGCAGCCTGTGA
- a CDS encoding LysR family transcriptional regulator: MDQWTSQLAPQLRALVELSAHDGHMTQAALALDIPQSSMSRRIHSLQTALGVPLLIRDGRTVRLTPEARRLAARAREPLAELDRTLGELTGDADPEHGTVRFGFPLTMGSGHIPDLLAAFRHRHPGIRVLLKQAHGTELGAELMTGNLDLAVVIPAPERLHHSTIGAQRIQVAVPMDHRLARETGLRLDQLTGETFIANPPSYNLRQLTETWCRAAGYVPNIAIEVTEFGTIRELISRGLGIALLPHDDRTPPGIREIPLVGDGYHRSIALAWGTSTRAASTQRLNDFLLQNFSPTAINSAETA, translated from the coding sequence ATGGATCAATGGACATCTCAACTGGCTCCCCAGCTGCGGGCGCTCGTGGAGTTGTCCGCGCATGACGGGCATATGACGCAGGCGGCACTGGCGCTGGATATTCCGCAGTCGTCAATGAGCCGGCGAATCCACTCGCTGCAAACGGCGCTGGGGGTGCCACTGCTCATTCGTGACGGAAGGACGGTTCGGCTAACCCCTGAGGCGCGTCGCCTCGCGGCCCGGGCGCGTGAGCCCCTGGCCGAACTCGATCGCACTCTTGGAGAGCTCACCGGAGATGCGGACCCAGAGCATGGGACGGTGCGTTTCGGGTTCCCGCTCACCATGGGGTCGGGCCATATCCCCGATCTTCTCGCTGCGTTCCGGCACCGACACCCGGGTATCCGGGTACTGCTCAAACAGGCGCACGGAACAGAACTCGGTGCAGAGCTGATGACCGGGAATCTCGACCTCGCCGTCGTGATTCCCGCGCCAGAGCGTCTGCACCACTCCACGATCGGTGCGCAGCGGATTCAGGTCGCGGTACCCATGGATCACCGGCTCGCCAGGGAGACCGGGCTACGCCTGGACCAGCTGACCGGCGAGACATTCATCGCCAATCCGCCCAGCTACAACCTTCGGCAGCTCACCGAGACTTGGTGTCGTGCGGCGGGTTACGTCCCGAATATTGCCATCGAAGTCACCGAGTTCGGCACGATCCGTGAACTCATCAGCCGGGGGCTTGGCATCGCACTGCTGCCGCATGACGACCGCACACCACCAGGTATCCGCGAGATACCGCTGGTCGGCGATGGCTACCACCGATCAATTGCGCTGGCGTGGGGCACCTCCACCCGTGCCGCATCTACTCAGCGCCTGAATGACTTTCTGCTGCAGAATTTCTCGCCGACGGCCATCAACAGCGCTGAGACCGCTTAG
- a CDS encoding malate:quinone oxidoreductase, with amino-acid sequence MTNVPRTSGAHDDADVVLIGGGIMSATLGSMLSILEPEWRIVLLERADALATESSGPWNNAGTGHSGFCELNYMPDPADGAKATGIARQFHLSRQWWSYLAENGLLEPDAFIHPAAHMDVVFGHRDIDYLRRRYETLSAEPMFTGIRFSDCPTTIEDWAPLVMRGRAPDEPVAATLHPDGTDVDFGALTRALTQMITDRGAQVRLEHEVRVLNRASDGSWMVNGLNPHGDFTIRARSVFVGAGGHALRILQRARLPEVRGYAVLPVGAAFLRCGDPGVANRHTTKVYGQAPVGAPPMSVPHLDKRLVGGRPYLMFGPYATFSTKLLKHGRWIDFFTTVRWHNMHVIAAALVQNLSLIGYLITQLVAGPRQRFAQLRRYYPTAEPGDWALVPAGQRAQLIRPDRRRVGVLQQGTELVVNADHTIAGLLGASPGASTAVPIMLEALQRCFPERWHTSWRTTMFTAIPGAAGPVWDTAAVTDSVRVTARALGLDETRPSS; translated from the coding sequence ATGACAAACGTCCCGCGCACCTCCGGTGCCCATGACGATGCTGATGTGGTGTTGATCGGTGGCGGCATCATGTCGGCGACCTTGGGTTCGATGCTGTCAATCCTGGAGCCCGAATGGCGAATTGTGCTGCTGGAACGCGCCGATGCGCTCGCCACCGAGAGCAGCGGTCCCTGGAACAACGCCGGCACCGGGCACAGCGGATTCTGTGAACTCAACTACATGCCCGATCCCGCGGACGGCGCGAAAGCCACCGGGATCGCCCGGCAGTTCCATCTCAGCCGTCAGTGGTGGTCCTATCTCGCCGAGAACGGTCTGCTCGAGCCCGATGCGTTCATCCACCCGGCAGCACACATGGACGTGGTGTTCGGGCACCGGGATATCGACTATCTGCGGCGTCGATACGAAACACTTTCTGCCGAGCCGATGTTCACGGGAATTCGGTTCAGCGATTGCCCCACCACCATCGAGGACTGGGCGCCGCTGGTGATGCGTGGCCGCGCACCCGATGAACCCGTCGCCGCCACCCTGCATCCCGACGGGACCGATGTCGATTTTGGCGCCCTCACGCGTGCGCTGACACAGATGATCACCGATCGCGGTGCACAGGTGCGCCTGGAACATGAGGTGCGCGTACTCAACCGGGCCAGCGACGGCTCATGGATGGTGAATGGGCTAAATCCCCATGGCGACTTCACCATACGAGCCCGCAGCGTGTTCGTCGGCGCTGGCGGGCACGCGCTGAGGATACTGCAACGCGCCCGCCTTCCCGAGGTGCGTGGTTACGCTGTCCTTCCCGTTGGTGCCGCGTTCCTGCGATGCGGGGATCCCGGCGTGGCGAACCGGCACACGACCAAGGTCTACGGCCAGGCACCCGTCGGCGCACCGCCGATGTCGGTACCGCACCTGGACAAACGCCTGGTTGGCGGGCGGCCGTATCTGATGTTCGGCCCCTACGCGACATTCAGCACCAAGCTCCTCAAACACGGCCGATGGATCGATTTCTTCACCACGGTGCGCTGGCACAACATGCATGTGATCGCGGCCGCGCTCGTCCAGAATCTTTCACTGATCGGATACCTGATCACACAGCTGGTGGCGGGCCCCCGTCAACGATTCGCTCAGTTGCGCCGCTACTACCCCACCGCCGAACCGGGCGATTGGGCGCTTGTCCCGGCAGGTCAACGGGCACAACTCATCAGGCCCGATCGCCGGCGCGTGGGCGTACTCCAGCAAGGCACCGAACTGGTGGTCAACGCGGACCACACCATCGCGGGGCTACTGGGCGCCTCCCCCGGCGCCTCCACGGCGGTTCCGATCATGCTCGAGGCCCTCCAACGCTGCTTCCCGGAGCGCTGGCACACGTCGTGGCGCACAACGATGTTCACCGCGATCCCGGGTGCCGCGGGCCCCGTCTGGGATACGGCGGCCGTCACCGACTCCGTACGGGTCACCGCACGCGCGCTGGGCCTCGACGAAACTAGGCCGTCGAGTTGA
- a CDS encoding DUF2567 domain-containing protein has product MSAGEEPRVAMSVGEEPATVTSAVVDQAVAPRFSHVKAATVVFGVLGVAGVLVGALWSVLAPGVHGAIADTRDNGRVFVHLGNQADNFFIATTLLTGMAAVVAVVVSAAAWQWRAHRGPVMVGGIALGALAGSALAAGVGAALVRLRYGALDIAGAQLDEGHRIKYVVEAPAVFYGHTPAQIAVTLALAPCLAAVTYMFCVVACVRDDLDAWPPVTGPLYRVPVTVPPVDGVNSTA; this is encoded by the coding sequence ATGAGCGCCGGCGAAGAGCCACGGGTAGCGATGAGCGTCGGCGAAGAGCCCGCGACTGTCACCTCGGCGGTCGTGGATCAGGCTGTCGCGCCGCGTTTTTCACACGTCAAGGCGGCCACGGTGGTTTTCGGTGTCCTGGGCGTTGCAGGGGTATTGGTGGGGGCGCTGTGGAGCGTCCTCGCACCGGGTGTGCACGGCGCCATCGCCGATACCCGGGACAACGGCCGCGTGTTTGTTCATCTGGGCAATCAGGCCGACAACTTCTTCATCGCGACCACGCTGCTGACGGGGATGGCGGCGGTGGTTGCGGTGGTCGTATCGGCCGCGGCCTGGCAGTGGCGGGCGCATCGTGGCCCGGTGATGGTGGGCGGGATCGCCTTGGGCGCCCTGGCAGGCTCGGCGCTCGCGGCCGGTGTCGGGGCCGCACTGGTCCGGTTACGTTACGGGGCGCTGGATATCGCCGGTGCTCAGCTCGACGAGGGACATCGGATCAAGTATGTCGTCGAGGCTCCCGCTGTCTTCTACGGTCACACGCCCGCTCAGATCGCCGTCACCCTGGCGCTGGCTCCGTGTTTGGCGGCGGTCACGTACATGTTCTGTGTAGTGGCTTGTGTGCGTGACGATCTCGATGCCTGGCCACCGGTGACTGGCCCGCTGTACCGGGTGCCCGTGACCGTCCCGCCGGTCGACGGCGTCAACTCGACGGCCTAG
- a CDS encoding adenosylmethionine--8-amino-7-oxononanoate transaminase, which produces MTPDEVGAVDAAHLWHPYSGIGDPDAAQRPLVVTSASGPNITVVRDGRSVEVLDAMSSWWSCIHGHGHPALDRAVTEQLASMSHVMFGGLTHEPAARLAQLLVELTPAGLETVFFCDSGSVSVEVAIKMALQYWRSLGLPAKHRLMTWRGGYHGDTFAPMSVCDPEGGMHSLWTDVLVEQVFAEKVPHAYDDEYTRRFEAELTEHAAELAAVIVEPVVQGAGGMRFHDPRYLAELRAMCDRHGVLLIFDEIATGFGRTGELFAADHAGVSPDIMCVGKAMTGGYLTLAATLCTAKIARTISDGAAGALMHGPTFMANPLACAVAVASIELLQSGDWKSRVTAISEGLRSGLAPAADLDGVADVRVCGAIGVIDMQLPLGQQGMRIATDAALDAGVWLRPFRTLIYTMPPYICSEDEIQRIADAMVRAAAAAGAASPGRTP; this is translated from the coding sequence TTGACACCCGATGAAGTCGGAGCCGTCGATGCTGCGCATCTGTGGCATCCGTACAGCGGGATCGGTGATCCCGATGCCGCGCAACGGCCGCTGGTGGTGACCAGTGCGAGCGGTCCGAACATCACGGTGGTGCGTGATGGCCGATCGGTCGAGGTGCTCGACGCGATGAGCTCATGGTGGTCGTGCATCCACGGCCACGGCCATCCCGCTCTGGACCGTGCGGTGACCGAACAGTTGGCCTCGATGAGCCATGTCATGTTCGGTGGGCTCACCCACGAACCTGCCGCGCGCCTCGCCCAGCTGCTGGTGGAGCTGACTCCGGCCGGTCTGGAGACGGTGTTCTTCTGCGACTCCGGATCGGTATCGGTGGAAGTGGCGATCAAGATGGCGCTGCAGTACTGGCGCAGCCTGGGGCTGCCCGCCAAACATCGTCTGATGACCTGGCGCGGGGGGTATCACGGCGACACCTTCGCCCCGATGAGCGTGTGCGATCCGGAAGGCGGCATGCACTCGCTGTGGACCGATGTGCTGGTCGAGCAGGTCTTCGCCGAGAAGGTTCCCCACGCGTACGACGACGAGTACACGCGGCGTTTTGAGGCGGAGCTGACCGAGCATGCCGCCGAACTGGCGGCCGTCATCGTCGAGCCGGTGGTTCAGGGTGCCGGCGGAATGCGGTTCCACGATCCGCGCTATTTGGCAGAGCTGCGCGCCATGTGCGACCGGCACGGTGTGCTGCTGATCTTCGACGAGATCGCGACGGGCTTCGGGCGCACCGGTGAGCTGTTCGCAGCCGACCATGCCGGGGTCAGCCCCGACATCATGTGTGTGGGTAAGGCGATGACCGGTGGCTATCTGACCCTGGCCGCGACGCTGTGTACCGCGAAAATCGCGCGCACCATCAGTGACGGTGCGGCGGGCGCGCTCATGCACGGACCGACCTTCATGGCCAACCCGTTGGCCTGCGCGGTAGCGGTCGCTTCGATAGAACTGCTGCAATCAGGGGATTGGAAATCGCGGGTTACGGCGATCTCCGAGGGCCTGCGCAGCGGCCTGGCGCCCGCTGCTGATCTCGATGGAGTTGCCGATGTGCGGGTGTGCGGCGCCATCGGGGTGATTGACATGCAACTGCCCTTGGGTCAGCAGGGCATGCGCATCGCCACCGATGCGGCGCTCGACGCCGGGGTGTGGCTGCGGCCGTTCCGGACCTTGATCTACACGATGCCGCCGTACATCTGCAGCGAGGACGAGATACAGCGGATCGCCGATGCGATGGTGCGTGCGGCGGCGGCGGCGGGGGCCGCGTCGCCAGGCCGAACGCCGTGA
- a CDS encoding TetR family transcriptional regulator: protein MAITEPNKGRAAPLNRYDLVRRATAILDDYGIADLTMRRLARELDIAPSALYWHFANKQQLLGAVADHVLAPLAETDCRDVPWQQRIEFLCAALRDALLSHKDGAELVSASFASGQTSHMITVVNRLAEAAGTSGLGAVPAALAARSIVYYVLGYVADEQSRLQWDSAGALQDGQSLLTDGAGLTDPTAQFGFGVRLLVDGIGQLARQSSPIS from the coding sequence ATGGCCATCACCGAGCCAAACAAGGGGCGCGCCGCCCCGCTGAACCGATACGACCTGGTGCGCCGGGCCACCGCGATTCTCGACGACTACGGGATCGCGGATCTCACGATGCGCCGGCTGGCTCGTGAGCTCGATATCGCGCCGAGCGCGCTGTACTGGCATTTCGCGAACAAACAGCAGCTGCTCGGCGCGGTCGCCGATCACGTGCTGGCGCCCTTGGCCGAAACTGATTGTCGCGATGTGCCCTGGCAGCAGCGCATCGAATTCCTGTGTGCCGCCCTGCGTGACGCTCTGCTATCCCACAAGGACGGAGCGGAGCTGGTGTCGGCGAGCTTCGCCTCCGGCCAGACCTCCCACATGATCACGGTGGTGAACCGCTTGGCCGAGGCCGCCGGCACCTCCGGACTGGGCGCGGTACCGGCCGCCCTGGCCGCCCGCAGCATCGTCTACTACGTCTTGGGTTATGTCGCCGACGAGCAGTCCCGGCTGCAGTGGGATTCGGCCGGTGCGCTGCAAGACGGCCAGTCATTGCTCACCGACGGCGCGGGGCTGACGGACCCCACCGCACAGTTCGGATTTGGCGTGCGCCTTCTGGTGGACGGCATCGGCCAGCTGGCCCGCCAGTCCAGCCCGATCAGTTAG
- the bioD gene encoding dethiobiotin synthase, which translates to MTVLLVTGTSTGVGKTVATAALAAAAVSQGVEVTVCKPVQTGEDRDADEVARLSGVTRVETLARYPEPLAPVAAASRAGLRLLDHVQMATAIFALDRPGALTLVEGAGGLLVELAAGGKTLRDLAIVLDAPVLVVTTADLGTLNHTALTLEALAAQSVPCAGLVVGSFPAEPDLAQRLNREDLANQFQTPVRAVIPEGAGRLMPAVFAEMSVALFDPQWVKELVASN; encoded by the coding sequence ATGACGGTCCTCCTGGTCACCGGAACATCGACGGGAGTGGGGAAGACGGTGGCCACCGCGGCGCTGGCCGCGGCCGCGGTGAGCCAAGGCGTTGAGGTGACGGTGTGTAAGCCGGTGCAAACCGGCGAGGACCGTGACGCCGACGAGGTTGCCCGGCTGTCCGGGGTGACACGCGTCGAGACCTTGGCGCGTTATCCCGAACCGCTTGCTCCGGTGGCTGCGGCATCGCGGGCGGGCCTTCGCCTGCTGGACCACGTGCAGATGGCCACGGCGATATTCGCCCTCGACCGGCCCGGAGCACTGACGCTGGTCGAAGGCGCGGGTGGCCTGCTGGTGGAGTTGGCCGCTGGGGGGAAGACCCTGCGCGATCTGGCGATTGTTCTGGACGCGCCGGTGCTGGTGGTAACCACCGCTGACCTGGGCACGCTCAACCACACCGCTCTCACGCTGGAGGCGCTGGCGGCGCAGTCAGTGCCCTGTGCCGGCCTGGTGGTGGGGAGTTTCCCGGCAGAGCCGGATCTGGCGCAGCGGCTCAATCGTGAGGACCTGGCGAACCAGTTCCAGACGCCGGTGCGTGCGGTGATTCCCGAGGGGGCCGGACGGCTGATGCCCGCGGTCTTCGCCGAGATGAGCGTCGCGCTCTTCGACCCGCAGTGGGTCAAGGAGCTGGTGGCCTCTAACTGA
- a CDS encoding acyltransferase family protein — MFFVSATKPVTDPEVPPTAAMDATPKPKSSKAFYRHDLDGLRGIAIFLVAVFHVWFGRVSGGVDVFLTLSGFFYGSKLLRTATTQGASLNPVPVLKRLVRRLLPALVLVLAACAVLTVLVQPETRWETFAEQSLASLGYYQNWELANTAADYLAASESVSPLQHLWSMSVQGQFYVGFLALVYLLAVLLRKPLGRHIRTVLVAVIASLTAASFGYAIYAHLDFQSIAYYNTFARAWELLLGVLVGALVAGTRWPMWLRQVLSIAALATILSCGALINGVREFPGPLALVPVVATLVLILSAANLPTDTPQPAANRFLATRPLVELGSLAYSLYLWHWPLLVYWLVYSGQPKVSLWEGAAILGISLALAYLTNKYVETPLRYPRPVAKPSTLWTRLRRPTLALGTSIVLMAVALTATSFTWLEHVTVQRSNGKELSGLRPRDYPGAGALLYGDRVPDLPMRPTTLEASDDLPITTEQDCISDFRNRAVITCTYGNPHATRTIALAGGSHAEHWITALDILGRQHNFKITTYLKMGCPLSTEEVPRIAGSNDPYPDCKKWVDEVMARLIKEHPDYVFTTTTRPRSALGTGDVMPDSYLGIWSAFDEAGIPVLGMRDTPWLIDRDGTTYTAADCISAGGTSDSCAMDRNRALDDVNPTLAIANQFPLLKILDMTKAVCRSDKCRVVEGNVLVYHDSHHISATYMRTMTKELGRQIALATGWWRTTPPGK; from the coding sequence ATGTTCTTCGTCTCAGCAACCAAACCCGTGACCGATCCCGAGGTGCCTCCCACCGCGGCGATGGACGCCACCCCAAAACCCAAGAGCAGCAAGGCGTTTTATCGGCACGACCTCGACGGATTGCGCGGAATCGCGATTTTTCTGGTCGCGGTGTTTCACGTCTGGTTCGGCAGGGTGTCGGGTGGAGTTGACGTTTTCTTAACCCTTTCGGGCTTCTTCTACGGCAGCAAGCTACTACGCACAGCGACTACACAGGGAGCCTCGCTCAACCCCGTACCGGTACTGAAGCGACTGGTCCGGCGCTTACTCCCCGCACTGGTTCTGGTGCTGGCGGCCTGTGCCGTACTCACCGTCTTAGTGCAACCCGAGACCCGGTGGGAGACGTTCGCCGAGCAGAGTCTGGCCAGCCTCGGCTACTACCAGAACTGGGAGCTGGCCAACACCGCCGCCGACTATCTGGCAGCCAGCGAGTCGGTCAGCCCACTCCAGCACCTCTGGTCGATGTCGGTTCAGGGCCAGTTCTACGTCGGTTTCCTGGCGTTGGTGTATCTGCTGGCGGTTCTGCTGCGCAAACCACTCGGCAGGCACATCCGCACCGTCCTGGTGGCCGTGATCGCAAGCCTGACCGCCGCATCGTTCGGGTACGCGATCTACGCGCATCTCGACTTCCAGTCGATTGCCTACTACAACACGTTCGCGCGGGCGTGGGAGTTGCTGCTCGGCGTGCTGGTGGGCGCGCTGGTGGCCGGAACCCGCTGGCCGATGTGGCTTCGCCAGGTCCTGAGCATCGCGGCGCTGGCGACGATCCTGTCCTGTGGCGCGCTCATTAACGGCGTGCGGGAGTTCCCGGGCCCGCTGGCCCTCGTACCCGTCGTCGCCACACTCGTCCTCATCTTGTCGGCGGCGAATCTGCCCACCGACACACCACAACCTGCGGCGAACCGGTTCCTGGCCACCAGGCCCCTGGTCGAGCTGGGATCACTGGCCTACTCCCTTTACCTATGGCACTGGCCGCTGCTGGTCTACTGGCTGGTCTATAGCGGTCAGCCCAAGGTCTCCTTGTGGGAAGGTGCCGCCATCCTCGGCATATCCCTGGCGTTGGCCTACCTGACCAACAAATACGTCGAGACTCCCCTGCGGTACCCCCGGCCGGTCGCCAAGCCCTCCACGCTATGGACCAGGCTGCGGCGCCCCACCTTGGCGCTCGGGACCTCCATCGTGTTGATGGCGGTCGCGCTGACCGCCACCTCATTCACCTGGCTCGAACATGTCACGGTGCAACGGTCCAACGGCAAGGAGCTCTCCGGCCTGCGTCCACGGGACTACCCCGGTGCCGGAGCCCTGCTCTACGGCGACCGCGTGCCCGACCTCCCGATGCGGCCCACCACCCTGGAGGCCTCCGACGACCTGCCCATCACCACCGAGCAGGACTGCATCAGCGACTTCCGCAATCGCGCGGTTATCACCTGTACCTACGGCAATCCGCACGCCACGCGAACCATCGCACTGGCCGGTGGGTCGCATGCCGAACACTGGATCACCGCCCTCGACATTCTGGGGCGCCAACACAACTTCAAGATCACCACCTATCTCAAGATGGGTTGCCCGCTCAGTACCGAAGAGGTCCCCCGCATCGCCGGGTCCAACGACCCATACCCCGATTGCAAGAAATGGGTCGACGAGGTGATGGCGCGGTTGATCAAGGAACACCCCGACTACGTCTTCACCACCACCACCCGTCCGCGCTCCGCGCTTGGCACCGGCGATGTGATGCCCGATAGCTACCTGGGCATCTGGTCGGCGTTCGACGAGGCGGGGATTCCTGTTCTCGGAATGCGCGACACGCCCTGGCTGATCGACAGGGACGGCACCACCTACACCGCCGCCGACTGCATTTCGGCGGGGGGAACCTCCGATTCGTGCGCCATGGATCGCAACCGCGCGCTCGATGACGTGAATCCCACGCTCGCCATCGCGAATCAGTTCCCCCTGCTCAAGATTCTCGATATGACCAAGGCCGTCTGCCGCTCCGACAAATGTCGTGTAGTCGAAGGAAACGTGTTGGTGTATCACGATTCTCACCACATCTCGGCGACCTACATGCGCACCATGACCAAGGAGCTGGGACGCCAGATCGCGCTCGCGACCGGTTGGTGGCGGACCACCCCGCCGGGCAAGTGA